The Candidatus Krumholzibacteriia bacterium genome has a window encoding:
- the ndhC gene encoding NADH-quinone oxidoreductase subunit A, which produces MPHWPLILHTIAVAALVAVMIGLSHVLGERHRDGATDTPYESGIVPTRDAPPRYTAQFYLVAAFFVIFDLELVFLFSWALVAREAGMVAFVEILVFVAVLLVALAWAWRIGALDWAPRARERSVSRRSSR; this is translated from the coding sequence ATGCCCCATTGGCCCCTGATCCTGCACACGATCGCCGTCGCGGCGCTGGTCGCCGTCATGATCGGGCTGTCGCACGTCCTCGGGGAACGGCATCGCGACGGTGCCACCGACACGCCCTACGAATCGGGGATCGTTCCCACCCGTGACGCGCCGCCGCGTTACACGGCGCAGTTCTACCTCGTGGCCGCCTTCTTCGTGATCTTCGATCTCGAGTTGGTCTTCCTGTTCTCGTGGGCGCTCGTCGCCCGCGAAGCCGGAATGGTGGCCTTCGTCGAGATCTTGGTCTTCGTCGCGGTCCTGCTGGTCGCGCTTGCGTGGGCCTGGCGCATCGGGGCCCTGGACTGGGCGCCGCGTGCCCGTGAGCGGAGCGTGTCGAGGAGGTCGTCGCGTTGA